Proteins from a single region of Candidatus Aminicenantes bacterium:
- a CDS encoding pyridoxamine 5'-phosphate oxidase family protein, with translation MNDLEARIWKILGRRQTAALATITAGGAPWVRYVTISADPDFTLRFCTSLGSRKAGEIVANPDVHVTCGNLQPPDDSAFLQIAGRAEIRRDGKTKTENWNEEWRRYFKGPDDPDYVMVFVRPLRIEYNSPGSFLAEVWESKHQG, from the coding sequence ATGAATGATCTGGAAGCACGGATTTGGAAGATCCTCGGCCGCCGGCAGACCGCCGCCCTGGCCACGATCACCGCCGGCGGCGCCCCCTGGGTGCGCTACGTGACCATCTCGGCCGATCCCGATTTTACCTTGCGTTTCTGTACCAGCTTGGGTTCGCGCAAAGCTGGTGAAATCGTTGCCAATCCCGATGTGCACGTAACCTGCGGCAACCTGCAGCCGCCCGACGATTCGGCTTTCCTGCAGATCGCCGGACGCGCCGAGATCCGCCGCGACGGCAAAACCAAGACCGAAAACTGGAATGAGGAGTGGCGGCGTTACTTCAAGGGCCCCGATGACCCCGACTACGTCATGGTCTTTGTTCGCCCCCTTCGCATTGAATACAACAGCCCCGGCTCATTCCTTGCCGAGGTTTGGGAAAGCAAGCACCAAGGTTAA
- a CDS encoding PadR family transcriptional regulator — translation MLDNEMGSIETEMKRGFLQLLTLTLLEKDSYGYAMVRLCRELGYEIEENTLYPLLRRLEKRGLIMGKWELNEERPRKFYAVTAAGRDMRNELLGIWKKQDEIIKHISKENKNV, via the coding sequence ATGTTGGACAATGAAATGGGCAGCATTGAAACCGAGATGAAGCGGGGCTTTCTCCAGCTTCTGACGCTAACGCTTCTCGAAAAAGATTCTTACGGCTATGCTATGGTGCGGCTCTGCCGCGAGCTGGGCTACGAGATCGAGGAAAACACCCTCTATCCCCTGCTGCGCCGGCTGGAAAAGAGAGGTCTGATCATGGGCAAATGGGAATTAAACGAGGAAAGACCGCGCAAATTCTATGCCGTCACAGCCGCCGGGCGGGACATGCGCAACGAACTGCTCGGCATCTGGAAAAAGCAGGATGAAATCATCAAACACATTTCAAAGGAGAATAAAAATGTTTAA
- a CDS encoding diguanylate cyclase produces the protein MKIRFSRLLAIIILVSAVPVFSQVLPFEIFGLKEGIPQSQISALAQDQEGYLWVGTWGGLARFNGSEFRSFFMEDGLHSTRIHELLVASDGSIWIATVAGISRWYNHCLQMINDPAVTAVQCRALAEDARNRIWIGTDNGVVIFDHGKFAALRQGNSKVVPKVYDILVDREGVLVAAGNGLWRYVDGSPPQAMSGPPGIDPADYRALTATAEGTWLGTSGNGVWLRNDSQWRKIRGTIAVPRSVYRLAVEPSGILYIATIDNGVFLKRPGQTGLEHWGVENGLPSNLVSVVLEDREGNVWVGTDIGGLARLSGMAVINHTEKQGLPSACVFGISPGDSPDSLWLGTMRGAALYQVRPQPRVIETVRARDGLDNELVWKVLRTSDGTLWFMTDTALLFRRKGEKVVRPLPPEVPFPRTNPYDMAIDNQGNLWGCGEGSSGGLARRDVSGRWRIWNKTSAGEPLMAVRLLASRQRGGVYIIAKSNFYFCDGEAVSPLETRSHCPLEASVSITAVMEDSRGRLWAGNDAGLAVLETDGRWLLLNDRPGFSNHHVFSIGEDWKGVIWVNTARGAFRFHAEYRVEEFNPDDGLAAWETNANGFFSDKRGDIWIGTVNGLSQYNPAGSTPNTKPPRLVVENVRLPGRSIDYPRNLDLSWKERTLSFNIAILSFCSRNRAAYRARMDGLENEWLPLRRLGELRYTNLPAGDLKLLLQPVNESGIWGETIILPIHVRPPFWMTLWFRLAFLAVVSATAFGIFRWRTLLLRRRNRELEREVSKRTSELAYLATYDPLTSLFNRRAILTQLERELHPERGGNRQLGCIMIDLNRFKLVNDTLGHAAGDQVLKDMAAKIQECLRQGDLLGRLGGDEFLVVLPGADLGSLQAVYRRISDLACRAGEGTAAVTVTAACGGVTIPAGSSAELAAVLAQADNLLYQVKRTGRQGVALETFKAQD, from the coding sequence ATGAAAATTCGCTTCTCCCGGCTGCTGGCCATTATCATCCTGGTGTCGGCAGTTCCGGTGTTCTCCCAAGTATTGCCTTTCGAAATTTTCGGATTGAAGGAAGGTATCCCCCAATCACAGATCTCGGCTCTGGCCCAGGACCAGGAGGGATATTTGTGGGTCGGGACGTGGGGAGGGCTGGCCCGCTTCAATGGCAGCGAGTTCAGGAGCTTTTTTATGGAGGACGGCCTCCACAGCACCCGTATCCACGAGCTGCTGGTCGCCAGCGACGGCAGCATCTGGATAGCCACGGTGGCCGGCATATCGCGCTGGTATAACCACTGCTTGCAGATGATCAACGACCCGGCAGTCACTGCGGTTCAGTGCCGCGCCCTGGCCGAGGACGCACGCAACCGGATCTGGATCGGCACCGATAACGGCGTCGTGATTTTCGATCACGGGAAGTTCGCTGCCCTGCGCCAAGGGAATAGTAAGGTAGTCCCCAAGGTCTATGACATCCTCGTCGACCGCGAAGGGGTCCTGGTGGCCGCTGGCAACGGCTTGTGGCGCTATGTTGACGGCTCTCCTCCCCAGGCCATGAGCGGCCCGCCCGGGATCGACCCGGCCGACTACCGCGCCCTGACCGCGACCGCCGAAGGGACTTGGCTGGGGACAAGCGGAAACGGAGTCTGGCTACGTAATGACAGCCAATGGCGGAAAATCAGAGGCACAATCGCTGTCCCCCGGTCCGTCTACCGCCTGGCGGTCGAACCGTCTGGGATCCTGTACATCGCGACCATCGACAACGGCGTATTCCTCAAGCGGCCGGGTCAAACCGGCCTGGAGCATTGGGGGGTCGAGAACGGGCTGCCCTCAAACCTGGTCAGCGTCGTTCTCGAAGACCGGGAAGGCAATGTCTGGGTTGGCACCGATATAGGCGGCCTGGCGCGCCTCAGCGGTATGGCCGTGATCAACCATACCGAAAAACAGGGGTTGCCCAGTGCGTGCGTCTTCGGCATCTCCCCGGGCGACTCGCCCGATTCGCTCTGGCTGGGAACCATGCGCGGCGCCGCCCTTTACCAGGTGCGGCCTCAGCCCAGGGTGATCGAAACCGTCCGCGCCCGCGACGGTTTGGACAACGAATTGGTCTGGAAGGTCTTGCGCACCAGCGACGGCACACTGTGGTTCATGACCGACACGGCTTTGCTCTTTCGCAGGAAAGGGGAGAAGGTCGTCCGTCCCCTGCCGCCCGAAGTCCCCTTCCCGCGCACCAATCCCTATGACATGGCCATCGACAACCAGGGAAATTTATGGGGTTGCGGCGAAGGGAGCAGCGGCGGCTTGGCCCGGCGCGATGTTTCCGGCCGCTGGCGCATCTGGAACAAGACCTCGGCCGGGGAGCCCCTGATGGCCGTTCGCCTCCTGGCCTCCCGCCAGCGCGGCGGCGTCTACATTATTGCCAAGAGTAACTTCTATTTTTGCGACGGCGAAGCTGTGTCGCCCCTGGAAACCCGCTCACACTGCCCGCTGGAGGCGAGCGTCAGCATCACCGCCGTCATGGAGGATAGCCGCGGCCGCCTATGGGCGGGTAACGATGCCGGCCTGGCCGTGCTGGAGACCGACGGCCGCTGGCTTCTGCTGAACGACCGGCCTGGCTTCAGCAACCATCATGTCTTCTCCATCGGCGAAGACTGGAAAGGAGTGATCTGGGTAAATACGGCGCGGGGAGCCTTTCGTTTTCACGCTGAATACCGGGTGGAGGAGTTCAATCCCGACGATGGCTTAGCCGCTTGGGAGACCAACGCCAACGGTTTCTTTAGCGATAAGCGGGGCGACATATGGATCGGCACGGTCAATGGCCTTTCGCAGTACAACCCAGCCGGCAGTACTCCCAACACCAAGCCGCCCCGTCTGGTGGTCGAGAATGTCCGCCTGCCCGGGCGTTCGATCGATTACCCCCGTAATCTTGACCTTTCCTGGAAAGAGCGGACGCTCAGCTTCAACATCGCTATCCTCTCCTTTTGCAGCCGCAATCGCGCCGCCTACCGCGCCCGCATGGATGGCTTGGAGAACGAATGGCTTCCTTTGCGCCGCCTGGGCGAGCTACGCTATACCAACCTGCCCGCCGGCGACTTGAAGCTGCTGCTGCAGCCGGTCAACGAATCTGGGATTTGGGGTGAAACGATCATCCTGCCCATCCATGTCCGCCCCCCCTTCTGGATGACACTGTGGTTCCGCCTGGCCTTCCTGGCCGTTGTTTCGGCAACCGCGTTCGGAATCTTCCGTTGGCGCACTCTGCTGCTACGGCGGCGCAACCGGGAGCTGGAGCGCGAAGTGAGCAAACGCACCAGCGAGTTGGCCTACCTGGCCACCTATGACCCGTTGACCTCGCTGTTCAACCGCCGCGCCATCCTGACGCAGTTGGAGCGCGAGCTGCATCCCGAACGCGGCGGCAACCGCCAGTTGGGTTGCATCATGATCGATTTGAACCGCTTCAAGCTGGTCAACGACACGCTGGGTCACGCCGCCGGCGACCAGGTGCTGAAGGATATGGCCGCCAAGATCCAGGAATGCCTGCGCCAAGGAGACCTCCTCGGCCGCCTGGGCGGCGACGAATTCCTGGTGGTCCTGCCCGGAGCCGACCTGGGTTCGCTGCAAGCCGTTTACCGCCGCATCAGCGACCTGGCCTGCCGGGCGGGCGAAGGAACTGCCGCGGTTACAGTCACGGCAGCCTGCGGCGGGGTGACCATCCCCGCCGGCAGTTCGGCCGAACTTGCCGCAGTGCTGGCCCAAGCTGACAACCTGCTCTACCAAGTCAAGCGTACCGGCCGCCAGGGCGTTGCGCTCGAGACGTTCAAAGCACAGGATTGA
- a CDS encoding RDD family protein, which produces MIQKHKAHPEQAGFFRRFLAFVIDFLIIMAVSTAVFFAASEIAAARRGEKGEFSRMREAIQRGEAVVIGLNKNQPAEADGKKETEKKTYYIGGEKFNLVFEFLIGYSYYIMFFRFGGRTLGKRMLRLQVIDLEGRRRLGWYQSLERAHGYAASTLLAFLGFLQVLWDHEGLTMHDKLAGTTVIRLKKKQNPRL; this is translated from the coding sequence ATGATTCAAAAACACAAAGCGCATCCCGAGCAGGCCGGGTTTTTCCGGCGTTTCCTGGCATTCGTGATCGATTTTCTGATCATCATGGCTGTATCGACCGCGGTTTTTTTTGCCGCTTCCGAGATCGCTGCAGCGCGCCGCGGCGAAAAAGGAGAGTTTTCCCGGATGCGGGAGGCAATCCAAAGAGGAGAAGCCGTGGTGATCGGCTTAAACAAGAACCAGCCAGCCGAAGCTGACGGAAAAAAAGAAACGGAGAAAAAAACATATTACATCGGCGGCGAAAAATTTAACCTCGTTTTCGAATTTCTAATCGGCTACAGCTATTACATCATGTTCTTCCGCTTCGGCGGCCGCACCCTAGGCAAGCGCATGCTGCGCCTGCAGGTTATCGACTTGGAGGGACGACGGCGCCTAGGTTGGTACCAGTCACTGGAGCGCGCCCATGGATATGCGGCTTCGACCTTGCTGGCCTTTCTTGGATTTTTGCAGGTGCTCTGGGACCACGAGGGGCTAACCATGCACGACAAGCTGGCCGGGACCACGGTCATCCGGCTAAAGAAAAAACAAAATCCGCGACTTTGA
- a CDS encoding BON domain-containing protein — MSWLLLALCTFVLAGAPQVQEPAVQPAITLEAGIRNAIILAPHYGVFDNLSYRLDGSDVTLLGQVLLPITKEEISRRVAKLTGVGKVNDEIKVLPLSRNDDALRLQVYRRVFGAADLYRYALAPNPSIHIIVNGGRVTLEGVVSNEGDSRYAFMAARKVNGVFSVTNNLTVQK, encoded by the coding sequence GTGAGTTGGCTGTTACTCGCCCTTTGCACCTTTGTCCTTGCAGGCGCGCCCCAGGTTCAGGAGCCGGCTGTCCAGCCTGCCATCACCTTGGAAGCAGGAATCCGCAACGCGATTATCCTGGCTCCCCATTACGGCGTCTTTGACAACCTTTCCTACCGGTTGGACGGCAGCGATGTCACCCTGCTGGGGCAGGTGCTGCTGCCGATCACCAAAGAAGAGATTTCCCGCCGCGTCGCCAAGCTGACGGGCGTGGGCAAAGTCAACGACGAAATCAAGGTCTTGCCCCTGTCGCGCAACGACGATGCCTTGCGCCTGCAGGTCTATCGCCGCGTCTTCGGTGCGGCCGACCTCTACCGCTATGCCCTTGCCCCCAATCCCTCGATCCATATCATCGTCAATGGCGGACGCGTAACCCTGGAGGGCGTCGTAAGCAATGAAGGCGACAGCCGCTACGCGTTTATGGCTGCCCGCAAAGTCAATGGCGTTTTTTCCGTCACCAACAACCTGACCGTCCAGAAATGA
- a CDS encoding DNA-processing protein DprA: MNTIEGRAWQVLAGAKEIGAKALWRIADYLAQQKKPASWLLQDAEKIGSVIYQGRAGAKPVFFEQPNGETTRSGKRPVTLLHPFHSDFPPGIKVLRERFSFPALFYAWGNLAILSRPAVAVVGMREAGKSELDAAAALARELASHGVNVISGYAGGIDGAAHLAALRAGGTTCIVLAEGIDHFQVKPAFKDLLHADNTLVISQFPPDAPWAAYMAMTRNKLIGALSGAMVVIASGPERSVKNKSSGTFNAAVSSMKMGIPVFIAVSSFFSAAPAGNSQLIAKGGRPWDPALGVESILTVLNSPAQKTSRQLRLFPEE, translated from the coding sequence ATGAACACGATTGAAGGAAGAGCCTGGCAAGTCCTGGCCGGCGCCAAGGAGATCGGAGCGAAGGCCTTGTGGCGAATAGCCGATTATCTTGCCCAACAAAAAAAACCGGCATCCTGGCTGCTCCAGGATGCCGAAAAAATTGGATCAGTAATTTATCAGGGCCGGGCCGGCGCCAAACCGGTTTTTTTTGAACAGCCGAATGGGGAAACAACCCGATCCGGAAAACGCCCAGTGACCTTGCTGCATCCCTTCCATTCCGATTTTCCGCCAGGGATCAAAGTTCTGAGGGAACGATTTTCTTTTCCCGCCCTTTTTTACGCCTGGGGAAACCTGGCCATCCTTTCCCGACCGGCTGTGGCTGTCGTCGGCATGCGGGAGGCGGGGAAGAGTGAGCTGGACGCGGCCGCGGCCCTTGCCCGCGAACTCGCAAGCCACGGAGTCAATGTCATTTCCGGTTATGCCGGCGGCATCGATGGCGCAGCCCACCTGGCCGCCCTGCGCGCGGGCGGGACGACCTGCATTGTCCTGGCCGAAGGGATTGATCATTTTCAGGTTAAACCGGCTTTCAAGGATCTTTTACACGCGGACAATACGCTGGTGATTTCCCAATTCCCGCCTGACGCGCCCTGGGCGGCATACATGGCCATGACCCGCAACAAGCTGATCGGCGCCCTTTCCGGAGCCATGGTGGTGATCGCTTCCGGGCCGGAACGGAGCGTAAAAAATAAAAGTAGCGGCACTTTTAATGCCGCCGTTTCTTCCATGAAAATGGGAATTCCCGTCTTCATCGCCGTTTCCTCTTTCTTTAGCGCTGCGCCAGCCGGCAACAGCCAGTTGATCGCAAAAGGCGGCCGCCCCTGGGATCCGGCGCTTGGCGTTGAATCGATCCTGACGGTGCTGAATTCTCCGGCCCAAAAGACTTCCCGGCAACTCCGCCTCTTCCCGGAGGAGTGA
- a CDS encoding ComF family protein, with amino-acid sequence MSTDLLKMNIAPKALIGNWSHGWALDQHTLHSTASGFANDGHPEFGTERSEIGEALYRLKYRADMDQVGPIAHAVSDFILSRSELADIQAVLAVPPSDTQRSFQPVAMLAARIGAQLGLPAPDDYLLKVKPTMPLKSIIGKRMRRGELADAFAVVDQRFADAHVLLFDDLFRSGETLKAVTAALLFLGNVAQVSVVTTTSTRSNR; translated from the coding sequence ATGTCAACGGATTTGTTAAAAATGAATATCGCTCCCAAAGCACTTATCGGCAACTGGTCGCACGGCTGGGCGCTGGACCAGCACACCCTGCACAGCACCGCCAGCGGTTTCGCCAACGACGGACATCCCGAATTCGGGACCGAAAGGAGCGAGATCGGCGAAGCGTTGTATCGGTTGAAATACCGCGCTGACATGGACCAAGTCGGGCCCATCGCCCATGCGGTCTCCGATTTCATCCTCAGCCGGTCCGAACTCGCCGATATCCAGGCGGTCCTGGCCGTGCCGCCGTCGGATACGCAACGCTCTTTCCAGCCGGTGGCTATGCTGGCGGCGCGAATCGGCGCGCAACTCGGCCTGCCGGCCCCCGACGATTACCTGCTGAAGGTGAAGCCGACCATGCCGCTGAAAAGCATCATTGGCAAGCGCATGCGCCGCGGTGAACTGGCGGACGCCTTCGCGGTCGTTGACCAGCGCTTTGCCGACGCGCACGTCCTCCTGTTCGACGACCTTTTCCGCTCGGGTGAAACGTTGAAAGCGGTGACGGCCGCGTTGCTTTTTCTCGGCAATGTGGCGCAAGTTTCCGTGGTCACGACAACCAGCACCCGCTCGAACCGATGA
- a CDS encoding prolyl oligopeptidase family serine peptidase, which yields MNQFKKAFIALVMADLFLPICGAEKVSLKYPVAKKTDQVDDYFGVKVADPYRWLEDINTPETEAWVMAQKTLSENYLAAIPCREKFRARLTEISNYEKYSDAAKEGEYYTFRKNTGLQEQSVVYIQKGLDGEARVLLDPNAQGLILTDTAFSRDQKYFAYGVSPGGSDWREYFVIETETGKKLPDHVRWAKFSEMSWYKDGFFYSRYDEPKESDMLKAKVEFQKLFYHKLGTAQSEDQLTFSDSSNPELGFSGEVTDSEKFLVISGWVGSANHNFLYCKDLEADSEVISLVDKPLGQFVFVGETDEGLLVMTDFQAPHFRLILIDPQKPQMENWKTIIPEAREKMDDVSFVGGRLIVSYLQDANSQVCVYAADGKKLHDVTLPGIGTAYGFSGKKEDNEVFYTFTSFTFPPAIYRYLVKENRSELFRKSVVQFDPERFTTSQVFYESKDKTRIPLFIVHKKGLKLDGQNPTLLYGYGGFNSAMQPYFRASLVPLLESGGVYAMACLRGGSEYGEEWHRAAMFEKKQTVFNDFIAAAEYLIGKGYTSIQKLAVHGASNGGLLVAAVINQRPELFQVAFPEVGVLDMLRYQKFTIGWAWAGEYGSSEKPEQFKYLYAYSPLHNIREGVAYPATLVLTADHDDRVFPAHSFKYTAALQEKYKGKNPILLRVETQVGHGTGSTTSKTIERYTDMFSFMFFNMGVVPEFR from the coding sequence ATGAATCAATTTAAAAAAGCGTTCATCGCCCTGGTGATGGCGGATCTGTTTCTGCCGATATGTGGAGCGGAAAAGGTCTCCCTGAAATACCCGGTTGCAAAAAAAACAGATCAAGTCGACGACTACTTCGGCGTGAAGGTCGCCGATCCGTATCGCTGGCTGGAGGATATCAACACGCCGGAAACCGAAGCTTGGGTGATGGCGCAGAAAACGCTCAGCGAAAACTATCTGGCCGCCATCCCCTGCCGCGAAAAATTCCGGGCGCGGCTGACCGAAATCTCAAACTATGAAAAGTACTCCGATGCCGCGAAAGAGGGCGAATATTACACCTTCAGGAAAAATACGGGCTTGCAAGAACAATCGGTGGTATATATCCAAAAAGGGCTGGACGGCGAGGCCCGGGTTTTGCTCGACCCGAACGCCCAAGGGCTCATCCTCACCGATACCGCCTTTTCCAGGGACCAGAAGTATTTCGCTTACGGGGTGTCGCCGGGCGGGTCCGACTGGCGGGAATATTTCGTCATCGAAACGGAGACAGGGAAAAAACTGCCCGACCATGTCCGCTGGGCGAAATTCTCCGAAATGTCCTGGTACAAGGACGGCTTCTTCTACAGCCGCTACGATGAGCCAAAAGAATCCGATATGCTCAAGGCAAAAGTCGAATTTCAAAAACTCTTCTATCACAAGCTGGGCACTGCGCAGAGCGAAGATCAATTGACATTCAGCGACAGCAGCAATCCCGAGCTGGGATTCAGCGGCGAGGTGACCGACAGCGAGAAATTCCTGGTGATCAGCGGCTGGGTAGGCTCGGCGAATCACAACTTCCTCTACTGCAAGGATCTTGAGGCTGATTCTGAAGTGATCTCCCTGGTCGACAAACCCCTGGGTCAATTCGTATTTGTCGGCGAGACTGACGAAGGCTTGCTGGTCATGACCGATTTTCAGGCGCCCCATTTCAGACTGATCCTCATTGATCCGCAAAAACCGCAAATGGAAAACTGGAAAACAATCATCCCTGAAGCCAGGGAAAAGATGGACGATGTCTCCTTCGTGGGCGGCAGACTGATCGTCTCGTATTTGCAGGACGCCAATTCGCAGGTTTGCGTGTACGCGGCAGACGGAAAAAAACTCCACGACGTCACCTTGCCGGGAATCGGCACTGCCTACGGTTTTTCAGGGAAAAAAGAGGACAACGAGGTTTTCTATACCTTCACCTCTTTCACTTTCCCTCCCGCTATCTACCGCTACCTGGTGAAGGAGAACCGCTCCGAGCTGTTCCGCAAATCCGTTGTTCAATTCGATCCCGAGCGCTTCACCACCAGCCAGGTTTTCTATGAAAGCAAGGACAAAACCCGGATTCCGCTATTCATCGTCCATAAAAAGGGGTTGAAGCTGGACGGCCAGAATCCCACCCTGCTCTACGGCTACGGGGGCTTCAATTCGGCCATGCAACCTTATTTCAGGGCCAGCCTGGTTCCGTTGCTCGAAAGCGGCGGCGTCTATGCCATGGCCTGCCTGCGCGGCGGCAGCGAATACGGGGAGGAATGGCACCGGGCCGCCATGTTCGAAAAAAAGCAAACCGTGTTCAACGATTTTATCGCCGCCGCCGAGTATCTGATCGGCAAAGGCTATACGTCGATCCAGAAACTGGCCGTTCACGGGGCCTCCAACGGCGGCTTGCTGGTGGCCGCCGTGATCAACCAACGGCCGGAACTTTTCCAGGTGGCTTTTCCCGAGGTGGGGGTGCTGGACATGCTTCGCTATCAGAAATTTACCATCGGCTGGGCCTGGGCCGGGGAGTACGGCTCGAGCGAAAAACCCGAGCAGTTCAAGTACCTATACGCCTATTCGCCGCTGCACAACATCAGGGAAGGGGTCGCTTACCCGGCTACCTTGGTGCTGACCGCCGACCATGACGATCGCGTGTTTCCCGCCCATTCTTTCAAATACACCGCCGCGCTGCAGGAGAAATACAAAGGGAAGAACCCCATCCTGCTCCGTGTCGAAACCCAGGTCGGGCATGGCACCGGTTCAACGACAAGCAAAACCATCGAACGCTATACCGACATGTTTTCCTTCATGTTTTTCAATATGGGGGTCGTGCCGGAGTTCAGGTAA
- a CDS encoding nitroreductase family protein — MTGNSGAANDVLTVIQSRRSIRNFNPEKNIADKEITAILQAANQAPSAHNQQSWRFIVLRGKKREELVDLVAREAADFPRPSCTLLRMACRSIASSAAVIAVVNTGELIRRGPRLFEARQDEVLDFFRVMEIQSSAAAVQNMLLAASSMGIGSVWLGILILIKDEVLNFLGEPRGEFMAIVPVGYALRVSTGPKKLPLTTCVKYLS, encoded by the coding sequence ATGACTGGAAACAGCGGGGCGGCGAACGACGTCTTGACGGTCATTCAATCGCGCCGCAGCATACGGAATTTCAATCCCGAGAAAAACATTGCCGACAAGGAGATTACCGCGATCCTGCAAGCCGCCAATCAGGCGCCTTCGGCGCACAACCAGCAATCATGGCGATTCATTGTCCTGCGCGGGAAGAAAAGAGAGGAGCTGGTCGATTTGGTCGCGAGAGAAGCCGCGGATTTTCCAAGGCCCTCCTGTACGCTGCTGCGCATGGCTTGCCGCAGTATCGCCAGTTCGGCCGCCGTCATCGCCGTCGTCAATACCGGCGAACTGATCCGGCGCGGGCCGCGCTTGTTCGAGGCCAGGCAGGATGAGGTTCTTGATTTTTTCCGGGTCATGGAGATACAAAGCTCAGCGGCAGCTGTGCAGAACATGCTCCTGGCAGCCTCCTCGATGGGGATCGGCAGCGTCTGGCTGGGGATCCTGATCCTGATCAAGGACGAGGTGTTGAATTTTCTGGGCGAGCCGCGGGGGGAATTCATGGCCATCGTGCCGGTCGGCTATGCGCTCCGTGTCAGCACAGGTCCGAAAAAACTGCCGCTGACAACGTGCGTGAAATATCTTTCCTAA
- a CDS encoding isocitrate/isopropylmalate dehydrogenase family protein has translation MSISDQKAQGRKYKIAWLPGDGIGIEVLEAAKIVLDKIKLNAEYITGDIGWEFWCKEGDAFPQRTIDLLKSVDAAMFGAITSKPVKAAEAELVPELKGKGLVYRSPIVRMRQLFDLYTCLRPCKAYPGNPLNFKNEIDLVVFRENTEGLYAGVEFNPIPQELKDTLLKISKPFAAFKDVPLDQYALTCKINTKKGSERIVRAAFEYAKQYGRKKVTIIHKANVVRATEGLFLEIAKEVAKDYPGIKCDDANVDAICMWLLKNPTNYEVLVATNLFGDIISDLCAQMVGGLGFGCSGNIGTKLAVFEPTHGSAPKYAGQYKVNPIATILAAKMMLTWLGETEKADKVERAVAAVIKEGTVRTYDLGGSNTTLEMAEAIAKKL, from the coding sequence ATGAGTATCTCAGATCAGAAAGCACAGGGGCGAAAATACAAGATCGCCTGGCTCCCGGGCGACGGCATCGGCATCGAAGTATTGGAGGCGGCAAAGATCGTTCTGGATAAGATCAAGCTGAATGCCGAGTACATCACAGGCGATATCGGCTGGGAGTTCTGGTGCAAGGAGGGCGACGCCTTTCCGCAGCGCACCATTGACCTGCTCAAGAGCGTCGACGCCGCCATGTTCGGCGCCATCACCTCGAAGCCGGTCAAGGCGGCCGAGGCCGAGCTGGTCCCCGAGCTGAAGGGCAAGGGGCTGGTCTACCGCTCGCCCATCGTGCGCATGCGCCAGCTCTTTGACCTCTATACCTGTCTGCGGCCGTGCAAGGCCTACCCGGGCAATCCGCTCAACTTCAAGAATGAGATCGACTTGGTTGTTTTCCGCGAGAACACCGAGGGTCTTTACGCCGGCGTTGAATTCAACCCCATACCCCAGGAGTTGAAGGACACCCTGCTGAAGATCTCCAAGCCGTTCGCCGCCTTCAAGGATGTGCCGCTGGACCAGTACGCCCTGACCTGCAAGATCAACACCAAAAAGGGATCGGAGCGGATCGTGCGCGCGGCGTTTGAGTACGCCAAGCAATACGGCCGCAAAAAAGTGACCATCATCCACAAGGCCAACGTGGTGCGCGCCACCGAGGGACTTTTTCTTGAGATCGCCAAGGAGGTGGCCAAGGATTATCCCGGCATCAAATGCGATGATGCCAACGTCGACGCCATCTGCATGTGGCTGCTGAAAAACCCCACGAACTATGAAGTGCTGGTCGCCACCAACCTGTTCGGCGACATCATCTCCGACCTCTGCGCCCAGATGGTCGGCGGCCTGGGTTTTGGCTGCTCGGGCAACATCGGCACCAAACTGGCGGTGTTTGAGCCCACGCATGGCTCGGCCCCCAAATATGCCGGCCAATACAAGGTGAATCCCATCGCCACCATCCTGGCGGCCAAGATGATGCTAACCTGGCTGGGCGAGACCGAAAAGGCGGACAAGGTTGAGCGAGCCGTGGCCGCGGTAATCAAGGAAGGCACAGTGCGCACCTATGACCTGGGCGGCAGCAACACGACGCTGGAGATGGCCGAAGCGATCGCCAAGAAGTTATAG